From the Mesorhizobium koreense genome, the window TCCGTCGGCGAGAGCCTGATATGTTCCGGCCTGAACCCGATGGTCTTGGCCTGCATCTTTCCCGCTTCCGCGCCCTCGATCAGGTTCATGCGCGGCGAGCCTATGAAACCGGCGACAAAGAGGTTGGCCGGCGTGCGATAAAGCTCCAGCGGCGAACCGACCTGCTCGATGCGGCCGGCGTTCAGCACCACGATCTTGTCGGCCATGGTCATGGCCTCGATCTGGTCGTGGGTGACGTAGATCATGGTCGTCTTCAATTGCTGGTGAAGTTCGCTGATCTCGATCCTCATGGTGCCGCGCAGCGCCGCGTCGAGATTGGAGAGCGGCTCGTCGAAGAGGAAGGCGGAGGGCTGGCGCACGATGGCGCGGCCGATGGCGACGCGCTGGCGCTGGCCGCCGGAAAGCTGGCCGGGCCGGCGTTCCAGATAGTCGGTCAGGTTCAGCACGCGCGCCGCCTCGCGCACCTTCTTGTCGATGACGTCCTTCGACTGGCTGTCCATCTTCAGCGGGAAGGCGATGTTGTTGTAGACGCTCATATGCGGATAGAGCGCGTAGGATTGGAAAACCATGGCGAGCCCGCGCTTCGCCGGCGGCGCGTCGGTCACGTCCCTGCCGTCGATCAGGATCTTGCCCCCGGTCGTGTCCTCGAGCCCCGCGATCAGGCGGAGCAGTGTCGACTTCCCGCAGCCCGACGGGCCGACGAAGACGACGAACTCGCCATCCTCGATGTCGAGATCGATGCCGGGGATGACATCTGTCGTCCCGAAGGATTTCCTGACGCTGCTCAGAGAGATGCTGCCCATGGTTTTCTCCGATGAACGATCCTGACGCCGCCTATTTCACGGCGCCAAAGGTGAGGCCGCGCACGAGTTGCTTCTGCGAGAACCAGCCCATGATGAGGATGGGCGCGATCGCCAGCGTCGATGCCGCCGAGAGCTTCGCCCAGAACAGGCCCTCCGGGCTCGAATAGGACGCGATGAAGGTGGTGAGCGGCGCTGCCTTGGAGGTCGAGAGATTGAGCGTCCAGAACGCCTCGTTCCAGGCCAGGATGATGTTGAGGAGAAGCGTCGAGGCGATGCCCGGGATGGCCATCGGGGTCAGCACGTAGATGATCTCCTTGGCGAGCGAGGCCCCGTCCATGCGCGCCGCTTCCAGTATCTCGCCGGGGATCTCGCGGAAATAGGTGTAGAGCATCCACACGATGATCGGCAGGTTGATCAGCATCAGGATGGCGGTCAGGCCGATGCGGCTGTCGAGCAGGCCCCAGTCGCGGAAGATCAGGTAGATCGGGATCAGCGCGCCGACGGGCGGCATCATCTTGGTGGAGAGCATCCACATCAGGACGTCCTTGGTGTGCTTGGTCGGCGAAAAGGCCATCGCCCATGCCGCCGGCACCGCGATGATGAGACCGATGATGGTAGAGCCGACCGAGATGGTCACCGAATTCAGGAAGTGGTGCAGATAGTCCGAGCGGGCCTGCACCTCCGCGTAATTCTCCAGCGTCCAGTGGAAGAACAGGAAGTAAGGCGGGTTGGCGATGGCGTCGCCCTCCGTCTTGAAGCTGGTCAGGAAGGTCCACAGGATCGGGAAGAAGAGGAACAGCCCGCACAGCCATCCGACGATGGTGAAAGTGATCTTGCTCTTGGTCGTTGTCGCGCGTGCCATGGCGGTTCACCGGTC encodes:
- a CDS encoding carbohydrate ABC transporter permease, which codes for MARATTTKSKITFTIVGWLCGLFLFFPILWTFLTSFKTEGDAIANPPYFLFFHWTLENYAEVQARSDYLHHFLNSVTISVGSTIIGLIIAVPAAWAMAFSPTKHTKDVLMWMLSTKMMPPVGALIPIYLIFRDWGLLDSRIGLTAILMLINLPIIVWMLYTYFREIPGEILEAARMDGASLAKEIIYVLTPMAIPGIASTLLLNIILAWNEAFWTLNLSTSKAAPLTTFIASYSSPEGLFWAKLSAASTLAIAPILIMGWFSQKQLVRGLTFGAVK
- a CDS encoding ABC transporter ATP-binding protein translates to MGSISLSSVRKSFGTTDVIPGIDLDIEDGEFVVFVGPSGCGKSTLLRLIAGLEDTTGGKILIDGRDVTDAPPAKRGLAMVFQSYALYPHMSVYNNIAFPLKMDSQSKDVIDKKVREAARVLNLTDYLERRPGQLSGGQRQRVAIGRAIVRQPSAFLFDEPLSNLDAALRGTMRIEISELHQQLKTTMIYVTHDQIEAMTMADKIVVLNAGRIEQVGSPLELYRTPANLFVAGFIGSPRMNLIEGAEAGKMQAKTIGFRPEHIRLSPTEGAWSGTVGVTEHLGSDTLLHIDADELGPITARADGEFIVKSGQRIFMTPDRERMHRFDEKGLAIR